The DNA window TAGGGCTGATAATGATGATAGCGTCGAAGGAGAAGGCGGAGTAGGAGGAGGAGATGTAGTGGAACGGAGAGTCCTTCGATCTCGTTATCTCAATGTCAAGAATCGAATTTCTGGTACACTGCATTTTCACAGTTTTGTTTTTGACTGGGTTTTTTGTATGTTTGTTTGTACAGCTTAAGATTTTCGTTTTGTGTGTGTTTGTAGGGAGTCTTATGTGCATTTCTGTagtaagcaaaaaaaaaaaatttttggggtGCGTTGTGATGTGTGTTAGAAGTAGAAGTCAGTTGCAGAATTTTTTTTAGTAGTATTTTGATTTTCATTGTTCTTGGTGTTCCGCAGATGAGCGAGACGATTTGTCCAAGGTTGATTCTGATAAGTTTAAATCAATTATTGAAGAGGTTGACAACTTACATCAGCTAGGTATGATTTGAAATCTTTTCTTGTTTGCTTTTTCCTCAAGTTTGTTGTGCGTGCATATTTTCACTTGCCATTTTGCTCAAGGATACGTGCTTTAATGGTAAGGTTGCTGCTTTAACcttgaaaataaatacttttccTTTCTGTTTGGTCTTAATTTATAACTGGGTACTTCGtcagcaaaatatcccctccaGTTGGACATTGTACATGGAACACTGACACCGAACTGGGATTTCTATCCTTCTGTGTAGTTTTCTTTCCTATTCCTGGTTCTTCCTTCCTTAAATTCTTGATCACTTCCTTCCCTGCCTTATCTGTTCCAGTGGCATAGCCTCTCCCAGcatttgtatttttttcttgTCTTGCTTTCTGCTTGACATTGTAATGCTTTCTTCACCTCTTTTTCTTCATCTCCACATGTCCAATCTTCTTTATTCCTCTCGTGACCCTTTGTTGTGTTAATCAGATGTTTCTTCATGCACTTCATCTCATTTTGATTTTAAGTTGACACTTTGGCTCAAACTAAATTGATTTCTTCCATTACTATACAGTTCAGAAACCCAGGGAACAAGTAGCAGATGCAGAGGCTCTCTTGGATATCACCAACACTTTGGTTACCTCTGTTAAGGCACATAGCACTGAAGGACTGACCCCTTCTGATTTTGTCAGTTGTCTGCTTAGGGATTTTACACAAGGTGGAGCAAGTACTAGTAATGAGGTAGCTAGCAGCTCTCTGCGCTTGAAGGAAATTGGGCTTGCAGTCTCTCATGTTTTCAGGAGTGCTCCAGGTTGCTTCACTATGTATGTATCTTCGTCATCCCCTCTCTTTCATTTACATGTAATGTTGGTTCTTATGTTGGGATTAACTACTTGCAGTTGTgttttttgaatgattttcacaGGGTTGGGCCTATGAATACTGAAATTAAGCAACGTAAGGCTGTTATCTACAGAAAGCGTGCAAAGCCTACAGAAAGTGCACGACCTGAAGATGTAAGGTTCCTTGGATTAGATTTAGATACTTGTGCTAGTTTTCTGCAAACTCATTTTTGAAAGTGGCTTCTATTGTGGCACTAACTAGATCTCATTCAAGTTATATGAAAGCAGCAAAAAGAATAGCAACTTTAATCAAAACCTACTGTAATTTGTTGGTAATTGGATTTTTACAATGTATTTTCCTGTCATTTATCTATAATTTCCCCCAATACTCGGTCTTGTGGAGAAGAATGATTATATGGTTTGATTTACTCTATGCCATCAATACAGTTTACAAGTGGCAATGTAGGTTTATAATGCCCTTTAGTGAACATACTAATACACTGTGCAGCTTGATGGTGCTGCTACTGAAGAGAAAACAGACACAGACAAGAATATGGCAACAATGTTTGACATTTTGAGGAGGAATAGGAGGGTCAGGCTTGAGAATTTGATATTGAACAAAAGCTCATTTGCACAGACAGttgaaaatttatttgctttgtCATTTCTGGTTAAAGATGGGCGAGCTGAAATAACAGTGGATGAGAAAGGAGTTCATCTAGTTTGTAAGATTCTCAACTTTAAACAATGACATGTGTatcattttttttggggtgctttttgtctttttctaaTTTCTGATCTCATTCTTTCCAGCACCAAGGAATGCTGCTGCTGCTAGTGCAGTTCATTCTGGGGAGGTTTCTTACAGCCATTTTGTGTTCAGATTTGATTTTAAGGATTGGAAGGTATCTGAATATGAAATGTTACTTTTGGCGTGGCTTTCTCTCCTATTGAATCTGTTATAAGCTTTCCTTTATGCATGTTGATTACTTCATGATTAGTACCAAATGAGTGGAAACTGTATTGTGTCTTTTACTGTCTTGTTCAGCACTAACAATTTTTAGAACTATGAAATTGTCTTAAATATTGAATTTTAAGATACAGCAACCATTTTTTCCCTCTATAGGGGAGGATAACTGTATTCAATGTCTTAGATGACATAAGCACTTTAGGTTACTGCTGCCATTTCCTACTTGAATCCATTCAGTGATTTCCGGCGGTGTTGTACTAGCAAGTCATGGAGTCACAGTTGTCTTTCTTTGCTTTAAATTTGCTCCAAATTAAATCATGCAGTATTTATAATAACTTGATGTCTCAGTTACTCGGCTTCATTTTTTGGTATTGAACATCTTGTTCCATGTTGTCTGAATTTGCAGTTAATGATGACTTGTGTTGGAGATGGGGAAGTGTTAATGCCACATAGGGATGTGGCTGTAGCAGGAAATTCTGAGTCGGATCCAGTATCTCTTGGGACACAAGCAGCATTATCTACAACACCAATTAGGAAATTTTCTAGAAATCGGGGTTTGGTTTTACAGGAACAGACAGTTGTCCAAGGATCTCCTGAAAGTGATGATTCAGGAGCAAGGGTTGCTGCAATTCGTAAAGGAAAAAGGAAGCTTGTTTAAGTGACCAGACATCTTACTAACTTCGGTTTTTGTTTTGTAGTAAGATGTAAAGTGAGAGGCATCTATTGTTGATTTATCAGTTCTTTTGCTAATTTTGGAAGTTTGGGTTCAGACCCTTTACCTAGGCTGGCAGCTTTCTAATTGAAGCATATGGAGTTTGGATGCACTAGATTGTTGTCTGGTTCTGTCATCCTTACCCTGCTTTGTACATATTTGCTGTGTATCGTTTATTTCCTTGGGTAAATACGATGATGTCTAGTCGTCTTCTGCCTTTCTACTTTTGAACGAAACCCTGCTAGAATAAGTTTATATTCTAATTCCTTAGGGTACTAAACTGTGAATTGTGAAGGCTAGGTGGTTTCTCATGCAAGTATTTCAAGTAGCCTTTATGCCTTTTCTCACTACTGGACCAAGGGTCCCATAGGATGGTTTGGTTGGCAATGAAACCTTTGACTACTAGTTTGAAGCAAGATTCCCATGCCAACATGCACATCTGCGGTATTCATGTGTGCATAGAGTTTCTTCAGGTTAAGGCTGGCAAGCATGTATGCGTCAAGATTTTGTTGCTGGTACTGGCCTTGCATGTCAAGCTCATGAGATGATATTGTAGTTTGTCACTTTTAGGGAGTCTGACCTCCGCAtatggaagaaatgaagaagtggGAGGTGATGGGATGATCAGTGAAATTACCTATGTGTTTGGGGTAATGTTTGGCTGCGCATTGGGATGCCTTAGACGAGAGGTGTCGAATTGAAATGATTGTATTTCTTAATATTGGAGAATAGCAATACTTAATATTAAGCCAGCTTTTAATCTATCAAGACCCGAAGCTAGGCCTGGATCTGATAATTTCTGGTATCAAATCTCTTGTGCATGCAGATACGGATGCAGTTGTAACAGTGCAATTCAGAACCTTCAAACAAGTTGGAAATAACAAGGCTCCACAAGAAGTTATAAGATTGCCATACATCACAATTCCAATGCTAAACCCGTTTCTATGAAAACGAAGTACACTTTCCTCGCATCAAAATGGAAAGCCCAGCAGGCGTCTTCCTGATAGCAATTGACTAAAGAACCATTATTCTCAATTTGATCACCGGACACTAGTCGCCAAAGCAAGCAAATCATCTAGCTTTTATTATTGTCTTTTGGGATGTCAAGATCTTTAAAAACTGGACTATCAACTCCTACACCCATTGCATTTAGGCCGTTGTCAACATAAATTACAGCACCAGTGACAGCTGAAGCCAATGGTGATGCAAGAAAAGCAGCAGCATTGCCAACCTCCTCTGTTCAATGTCAAATTCCAACCATTAGGACTCAGAAGTGACAAGCACCACCAGATGACTCAATAAGGCAATACACTGCATGATTGCATCATATGTCCAAAAACGAGAAATATACAAGCATTTATtgtgcatgtgtgtgtgtgcacTCGCCCATGGGCAAGGATGTCCTTTAGGAGCTTGACCCAGAAACTGACACGTCAGATAGCACCAATGACAACACAGCCTTGGTCGTCTATGTGAGAACTGTAAATACTCATGATCTAAAGCCACAACAAAAATTTCTTTCAAGTACTTCCAAAGATCATATATGGACAGAGTGCAGccaaaattctccaaaaaaaaaaaaaagaaaaaggatcaCTCACCAGCAGATAATTCCTTTTGCAAGGGTGCATTTTCCAATGAATAATCAATCATCATATCGATGAAACCAATGGCTTTAGCAGCGCGACTTCTTAGTGGACCTGCATATTGTTTCAATACAGGTTAGATGTCAGCGGGATGTTATActtgatttttctggtttcaaatATTGTTTAGAGAATATAATTTTGTTCAATCAGTATCTGCTGAATGAATTAGTCATTAGAGAAGGAAAATGACGTATAACGCATGCTCAGCCCTAAAACATTGCCTGTTCATGGAAAAGGAGAAAATAGAAGGGACACAAGGCAGATAAGACAGAATTGCACATGGCACATTATGCATCCACATAAACCCATTAGAACACAGAGAGTTTAAAGTCAAAAGCAAAATGATCCAGCCAGAGCAGGTACTGTCTTGCTTTCTTGTAAAGGCACATCTGACACTACAGAATATTGTTATTTTCCAAGGGGGAAGGAGGCATGTCTATTAGGTAGTTGATAGCTTCAGTTATGTCCCACAAAACTGTATTCTCCTTTCATTTAATTCGTTTTTCAACCCACATGGACAAAAAGACTCAAGTGTAACCAGAAAAGAGTTACCACAATTATTTGTTATCAGCAAGAAATAAAGTTTAACATCTAGCACAGCCGTGCAACTTTGGATCCTAAAATGGTACCAATCATGCCATTAATCTTAGTATAAGACATTAACATGTAGTAGTTGCCAATACCTGCAGATATCGTGTTGACTCTGACTCTGTGTTTTCTACCAGCTTCAAAAGCCAGCACCTTTATCAAGAATTTGAAGTCAGAAGTGGTAAACCTAAACTAAACATTATCCCTTAAGCATCATCATGTACATCAGAAAGCTCACCCTCGTATCACTTTCCAGAGCAGCCTTGGCTGAACTCATACCTCCTCCATACCTAAGTTTAAGAAAAATCAATATTATGCTTTCAGAAGAGATAGAGGTACAACTTAGAATAACCTAATGCACCACCTCCATACCCTGGTATTATGCGTTCAGAAGCAATGTATGTTAGAGAAATTGTAGCACCACCTGCAATTTGAAGATAGGACCATACGTTTAGCATAAAACACAGCTTGCCAGTGCagcatatgaaaacagaaactTTTGTCTCACtgaaatgcagaaaacaaaagagaggTGAGGGAAAGAATACCTGGATTCATTATGGGCACAAAATGCTTAAGTAAAGATACAAAGGAATAACTTGATGCCGATATGGCAGCAAGATACCCATTTCTTGATGTCTCCAGGAGGAGCTTGCTAACCTGTATTATGAGTTCAATGAAATCACATCCTGGAAGGCTGAAACACCAGCAATTGCTAAGCAAAAATGAGAATAAGAGGACGAGGAAAAGCACCTCGGGACCATTAGCAAGTGAATGTACAAGGATGTCTATCGTTCCAAAGTCATGTTTCACACACTCAGCAACTTCCTACAAGATAATTTAGAGTAAGCTCGTTCAGCATGCTGCCCTCCAGCATACAGTTTACAGGATAACCATGTTGAGTCATCAAGCACAATTGGTCATAATGCACTTGGTACTATAACAGGGACCTTGAGTCTTGCTTTGCCCAAAAAATTAGATAGGAAGTAACAATATTTCTAAGGTAAATAAACACAGATCTTGAGAACCTATTGATCAAGTGAATGAATAAAGGATTAAGTTTCTAACAACCTACCATACACTTTACCATGATGAGGTTCAGTTAGCAACTTAGTTTGATACTATTTTGACAACTTGAACCATTTCAAATCTAGCACTGGGTTCAGTAATAACATTATTCAATATGAATTCATCATCAACAGAATGTTACTGCTTGATAGCACACAATTTGGAAAGCTAAAGAATGTCTCATGATGCCTCATGGAAGAGTCACCAAGAATACATGATTTTGTTGTCCTGGAGGTCTCTGATCATCATTTACATATTGCACTTACATTCAAAGTGGCACGATCATGTGCTGGTGGTCTTGGGTCCTAAGACTCACCAATTGATTTTCCCTTTCCTATGAATAAACCAATTGGTTTTCCTTTGGCCTCTCATTAGATTTAATTTAGGAAAAGTTTTAGATTGCAATTATCCAGAACTATCTAAGAGCATGAAGTAATTAGAAATGAACAAATAACCACAAGCATGAGCAAGTTTTTAGAAGATTTGAAGTTCATACCTTAACTGTCCAGTTTGTAGAGCCAGCATAGCGTTTGTTTGATTTTACCTGCATAATCCAACATAAGTTTCACCTATGAGTTTACTTCAATTGCAGAGTCTGTGCTGAAAGACATTTTACTAGAAAAGATGTGCTTACATCTTCAGGGACATCCTCAGGACTATCATAAACAGCATCAAGTGGGTAAACTTTTGTGATTTCCATCAGAGAACCATCTGGCAGCCTGAAAAGAAGAATCATAGTTAGAAGGGGAATTAAATAGACAAACTGGAAAGTATAAAATCTGCAATGCTTACACACGAGATTCGTCAAATTTCCCACGACGCAAACTTGTCTCAAAAATATTCAGTGCCTAGAAATGCCAGAGAAAGAAAGAATTTTTAAAACCTGAAGACTCTTGCAATCATTAATTAACAACAAAGACAAATAATACGTACAGGCACCCATGTTCCGACGAGGATTTCAGCACCAGCAGCTGCAAGAGATTTTGCTATTGCCCATCCATATCCATTGTCATCAGCTACACCAGCTATGAATGCTCTCTTTCCTGCAGGTAATGGTGTTTATATGTGTGATGGTCCCTGATAATGTATGGCTATTTAGGGACAAATTACAACTTGTAACACGCATCTCTGTTGCTTGAAGATGCCATGTCACCATTTCCTGATACCTTAGACAGGCTTTAATTGTACAATCGAAACCTCAGGAAAATATGTCGCAGGTCAATGCTTGCAATGcagttttccagattttacTGGAATCTTCAACCGAAAATataagttttttattttttgttaattgaAAACTACCTTCAAAGACTATTATTATCACGTTTCTGACTATTTAATGTTCCTGACATTTGCATTTGTATCTACTTCACACCCCACCTGTAGGTCCCTATAATTTTAACACAAAGATTAACATTTTGAGCTGGAAATATGCAATCTCTCTGATAGAAGGTAAGCATCTGCTGATTTACAAGCCTTGGGTGGCATACTCAGatcataaataaatataaaccATGACACATAGCTAATTCTAAGACTAAACTTTGTCAGGAAATTTCCATTTCAGAAAACATAATGATGTCAACTATGCAGCAGCACTAGTTAGTCAGATGAACAAGCACCTGAACATGGGTAGGAAAGTAAACTACACAGAAAATAAGAAATGCAATGTGAATATTGCAGACTAATACTTGCATGTGGCCATAATTACCTACACAGGAAAGCTTCACAGATAAAATTAGGTTTtacttttaccaaaaaaaaggaagctgATGATAGAGAAACATGTAAATGTCCAACCTCTCAAGTCAATTGACAACCCTGGTAGAGGCTCTTTATCACTTGTTGCAGACATTGCTTTTGTAACAACTCTCTGATATTTCAGGGGACTGGAATTAAGCTTTTGGTAGAAAGACCATGTTGATGAGATGTGAGATGTGCACTTGAGCTTTGTCCAAGACTCGCCTTTAGTTTCATTACCAAAATTTGCAATGCTTGACTTCAAAATTCTTTGAGATGCAGAAATGCAGGGCTTTGGAACTGCAATTTGAGAGCCAGCAGTTGTATTTGCAGCCATTCCCCTTAGACTGATTTACCAAACTCGAGATTCTGCAAGAGACACTAAAATCAGAAAACTAGAAGTTTCCTTCAGCCACCAAAGTGTACATGTAGATTATCCAGTTCTAGTTATGAACAAACAAAgcatcttttcttttgaaaattcaTGTCTTAGACAGCATAGAGAGGGAGCAATCAAAtacaacccccccccccccccccaaaaaaaaatgcctGAAGGCAAAGAAAATgcagttactctagtcgagcacGGTTCTATGAGTCTATAGTCGAGCATGGTGCTCTGAGTCTATCCATCTTTTCCTAGGCATTACATAAATCACCCTTGTCTCACACTTTTACTCTGTTTCACATTTGTCATTTCTGCTTTCAAATCTTAATCCAGCAGATGACGAAAGGAACAACCTTTATACGAAACTATCTTATTTCAGAACAGAATCACTTAAGTTCTCTAGACAAATTCttagtccaaaaaaaaaaaaagaagggaaaagtgTCAAAGATACAATTAAATTTCAATTACTACCAAAGTTCCACTATCTTCAACTTGCAAGTGAATTTTCATGTTCAATTCTGACCTTTACTAATCCCTCCTTGCACATAAAAAGGTCGGTCAAACAAACCTATGACTCAAATATTCAAACACTACCAAccaaagtttttctttttctccgcaaagagaaaagaggaaaaaaaatttaagatcCTCTGGAAAAGCAAAAACAAATCATTCCAACACCTCATTTCTTCACGATTCTAGCTCCCAAGTTCATATGACATATCACCCTGCGAGACCAAATCTCGGAAacagaaataataaaaaagcttcaaatcaagaaattatcATTTATGGAACCAGCAAGACAATGTGAGCATTAAATCAAGCACAAATATACaaacaagggaaaagaaaaaagaaaaaaccaataAATGAACCTGAAATCAGCATGCAATTACATAATCCCTTGAAAGATCTTAGCAAGAACCATAAAAAAAATCTATCCAAAAACAAACCCTTTTCAGGAAAAAGCCTAAAGGAAACCCCATTCGGATCAACATTACGTGAACGCAGCATTGTGGAAGAAGGGATCAGAGAGAAACTCACCTTGAGGGAAGGAGGCAGACGATAAAAACGAAGAAAGCGTGAGTGATTGTGAGAAGGAGAGTGCCAAAGAAACGTGAATGGGGGCAGCGCCGTATTTATTGCTGGGGCTTTCGATGAAATCGAAGTTTGGCAATGGCAGtgtagtgcgtaaattgtagcaaTGACTAATGAGGCTGCTGAGCTGAGGTTGGTTTAACCGTTGTTTTGGCGAAGCTTTGAAAGTGCCGAAAAGGAGACTGAGAGTTCTGGGCTGCGCTGTTATGAATTGACTGTTTTGTCCCCTTTTTTTTTGcccccctctcttttttttttttccatatagGAGCATTCCAACCTTTCGACCAGACTAATATCTTAAAACCATATAGAGACTTGCCCCAACGATACACAGTGAAATAGCGTACGGGATTTGATCACTGAGTCATCTAGAACCTTGCTCCAATGATATGCAACGAAGTAGTACACGGGATCGATTATAAGATTTACTGGTAAAAATTAGATTACAGGACGAGTCGGATTACGAGTTTTTCCCCCTctcttatttttcattttcttttctttcttttattaatCAACACACTTACTTTGCACGTGATATAACTTGTCATTGTGAAGAACAAAAAATTATTAGGATCCTCCTTACAAACTTATTCACAAGTCTTGCAATTCATGGAAGAATCTAAAGTCAATAATTTATGTGAAGAAGTGATGCTTCTTCTAATATAGCGATAGCAATGTTTTATGCGGTGTCCGCAAGGCGCTAATTGCACTCTCACAGGCGCTGTTACAATCATCGAAGGGTGCTAGTCACTATTTCCTTCTCTAAAATCTATGGATACCCTCCACACTTCACTCATTCAATGTAATCAACAACTCCACACATTCTCACTCTAGGTTACGAATGATTTGTACTAATTTAAGCATTAGAACTATTCTGGAATAACTAGATCCTAACTCTCTCTATATTGTCATTCAGTACTTGGAAGTCTTTGAGTAGCACTCAGTAACTCGCATTCGACCTGTTCGATTCCGCTACATGTCTAGATTTTTTGCTTCTCCATTTTACATGAAGAGTTGTGTTAATTTATGAGTAAAGAATTACGTCCTATATTAGTTCGAAGATGGAGAAAGAGTGattaatatataaataatgATGGATTTTgcaagatgaaaaatgaaagattaatatataaatatggGTCCAAAATTTAACAGTTTAACCTTTTTGGTTAATATTAGATTCCTAACTTACATATATTGAACTCTCTGTTAGATTCTCTCAAAGGTGTTTTCTTCCTAACAAGTGATATCAGAACTTGTGCTTGCGAGGCTACGATACTCGGTGATAAGTGGATGATTATCAAAGTTGGACCTATAAAATTCTCTTCTTAGTGATGGATTGAAATGTCAAGGAGTTTGACTGGTGTTACACTAGGCGCACCGTAGATTTGATAGAAAATTCGGTTGATGATAGGCCAAAGAGCCAAGTGCTTGACTAAAATGTTAAGGAGTTTGGCTAGTGTTAGGTTAGATGTGTCATGAATTTAACATGGAATCCGATCAGTATTAGACCAACCAAGGGTTGATAGGGTCAAAAATCTAGTTTGAATATTGAAAAAGAGTGGGTCCATAATTAGAAGTTTAAATGCTGAAGACGAGTAGGTCTATAATCAAGAGAATATGTGGTTTTAGATGTTAAGGTGAGTTTGCATTGAATATTAAAGTAGATTAAAAAAAGAGCTCTTATTAACTTGGGTTTCAATGTGAGGATCTCTCATAAAAAACGAGGTTATTAAATTCATGAGTAAAAAATTATGTAGCATGTTAGTTCGAGAGATACAAAAAGAGTaattaatatgtaagtaaggatCTAAAACCTAATGGGCTAAGTTTTcgagtcagaattgagttcttCATTTACATATTGGATCATTTGATAGACTCTCGAGAGGTGTTTCTCCCAGTAAATTGTAATCCCGGGATTATTTATCTGTTTGAATCCAAATGGATTTTAATCCCtgtaaaataattgaaaaaaaaaaaacaaagggtcAAAGATACAACGAAATTAAGAGCCCGAATCTTCCAAGCTAGTAGGCCCCGAACGCAGCATCAACAACAGTCTCATGTAGGTTAGCTACATTTTCTTGCACTTCATGCCCTTGACAATACAGCATATGCGAATGAGCGTCAAAGCCCAAAACCAACCGTGTAAGCGGACTAGTTCACAATTTGGAAGGCAGTCCAATTGAGCCCACTAAGTTAGATGTACAGTAGAGTTGCTTGGAGTTTCTGGTCAACTATTTAAAGAACTACACCAATTTTAAGCTCACCTTTTTCATTTCTTGCCtataaatttggatttaaagTTTTGTTTGATGAATGTAAATACGCTGGATAGTTAAGCTAACCAAGTAATTTGAGCTTGGTTTAACAGCAGCTCAAGGATCATTTGGTTACCAATATCATATTTGAACACACTACTTCAGTTTATGTAAAAGTTAATTAAACATATATCAAAtgtcatactttttttttttttttggtttaaaatagCTATAAACTTAGAACTTGTCACACCCATTTGACACATATAAGTGtctttttttaaaactaaacatACATAGAATAATGATTAGATACTTATGCGTAATCCGGTAAATCAGTACTAGTGGAGTGTGTCGAAAATTTAACAATTTGCCTAGCCATATATCCATcctattttagtattttaaaaagggttaattacatcTATCTCTCTCTTGCTTTGATCAAACTGCAAGAAGACCCCCTAAAGTTCAAAAAATAACAATCGCTTTCCTTTGACTATGAATAAATATAACAAATTACCACTTCTTGTTAGTTTACTAACATTTGTTTATCCTaatcaaaccaaataataacaaaaaagtcaaaaattacCCCTTCAAACCAAAAAATTACTGAAGTgtctaaaataaaaacaaggccATCAAAATGAAATGAAGGGAGTAGTGCATTTAGTAGGTCATAATGATTGTCAATTCACTTAATTTCCTAATAATAAAAGTTAATTATATTCTTCAATTAGAAAGTGAACTATAATTTAAAATTGATGGAAAATGAAAACAACAAGCATCtttggttgtgtttggattacaCGTTATTTCCATCTTATCTATACATACTAACTTGCTTGCATCATcgatacatttttcaatcacctttttatcttacaaACATCACAtacaaaattatttcaaataatttattatccaaacacactatttgcttgtatcataaacacatttttcaactcatcttttttatatttttaaccacctttttatttacacatacattacatcacaaaaagtgttacagtatttattccaaataatattttaaaaataaaatcgttcaaaacatctttcatattttgttaaatgacttttttcgtctcTCACTTATTTTTACGCCATTTACAAATTTATATTAGTCAAATTTCATCCTTACGTAGGTTTCTAACTAgttttttgtcaaaatacatCATGTGCCTTGCAGGTGATCATTTTTggggtaaaattgtcaaattaaaatttacataatccaaTCTAtaatcccttacatttcacaaaatgaattgctTCGTCCATCACATTTcacaaaacaaattttttaatccctcacatttcagaaaatgacttttttcatctctcattgaCCATGCGtataaatagttttttttttaaatctatgtatatatctatttgatttcacgtaaacagtacgaatagcatgtaatatatttctACTTAATTTCACCTAAACAAACTAAATTGTAATTGTAtacatgctattcaatagatatatatgggttaaatctaacaattttgttttaaacccatatatatatatatttattaatttatttgattttatcatgtgaatctattcaatatttgtagcATTTCTCTTTTGataattattcatttattaagtTGTGTAATAAGACCATCTAATTAATCAGTCATAATTCGAATTCTATAGTCATGTTAACAAATTGtagtttaaatttaaaatttttactcATCACCtttaagaccaacagttgaatttCTCACCTTAtgattgtcttaaaatttgaaagtgttaaTCAGTTACTTTTTTTGTtatacttttcctttgtttattttttctgtccaaatttaatttgatataaatacttgataatgtttagaattaaatgtcttatttattttcaatttttcgagtaaagaaaatgaacatgagtgaaaaactaataaatttttaaacc is part of the Coffea eugenioides isolate CCC68of chromosome 6, Ceug_1.0, whole genome shotgun sequence genome and encodes:
- the LOC113774877 gene encoding non-structural maintenance of chromosomes element 4 homolog A-like, translated to MMRGVKREPIGSRRSSSRRTSSREGEEDSQNQIVTRQQAEAEAQANTRNANSNCQNEAQGNASNGNNNHQNSRADNDDSVEGEGGVGGGDVVERRVLRSRYLNVKNRISDERDDLSKVDSDKFKSIIEEVDNLHQLVQKPREQVADAEALLDITNTLVTSVKAHSTEGLTPSDFVSCLLRDFTQGGASTSNEVASSSLRLKEIGLAVSHVFRSAPGCFTMVGPMNTEIKQRKAVIYRKRAKPTESARPEDLDGAATEEKTDTDKNMATMFDILRRNRRVRLENLILNKSSFAQTVENLFALSFLVKDGRAEITVDEKGVHLVSPRNAAAASAVHSGEVSYSHFVFRFDFKDWKLMMTCVGDGEVLMPHRDVAVAGNSESDPVSLGTQAALSTTPIRKFSRNRGLVLQEQTVVQGSPESDDSGARVAAIRKGKRKLV
- the LOC113774878 gene encoding enoyl-[acyl-carrier-protein] reductase [NADH] 2, chloroplastic-like gives rise to the protein MAANTTAGSQIAVPKPCISASQRILKSSIANFGNETKGESWTKLKCTSHISSTWSFYQKLNSSPLKYQRVVTKAMSATSDKEPLPGLSIDLRGKRAFIAGVADDNGYGWAIAKSLAAAGAEILVGTWVPALNIFETSLRRGKFDESRVLPDGSLMEITKVYPLDAVYDSPEDVPEDVKSNKRYAGSTNWTVKEVAECVKHDFGTIDILVHSLANGPEVSKLLLETSRNGYLAAISASSYSFVSLLKHFVPIMNPGGATISLTYIASERIIPGYGGGMSSAKAALESDTRVLAFEAGRKHRVRVNTISAGPLRSRAAKAIGFIDMMIDYSLENAPLQKELSAEEVGNAAAFLASPLASAVTGAVIYVDNGLNAMGVGVDSPVFKDLDIPKDNNKS